The window CAAATGGCGGCCCCGCAAGAAAACAGACCTGCCTCCGTGTGGGTGCAGGGCCGCCCTATAGTTTCGCGGTTCTTGTGAAAGGTGGACGGAATGAAATGGACGATGTTGGCGACGATGGCCGCGGGCCTTCTGGCCTCCGCAGCCCAGGCCCAGGGCACCCCCAAGGCCCAGGCGCTCGAGTCGGAGGACGCGAAGACCATCTACGCGTTCGGGTACTCCGTGGGCAAAGGGCTCGGGAGCTTCGCCCTGACGGCGGCTGAGTTCGAGCTCTTCCAGCGGGCCATCGCCGAGGGCAACGCGGGAACCGCACCCGCCGTGGAGATCGACCAGTACGCGCCGAAGATGCAGACGCTGGCGCGCTCTCGCCAGGCCAAGGTGGGTGAGTTGTTCCTGGAGAAGGCGGCCCAGGAGAAGGGCGCCGTGAAGCTCCCCTCGGGCGTCATCTACAAGGAGCTGCAGGCGGGCTCCGGCCCCAGCCCCAAGGCCACCGACACCGTGAGCGTCCATTACCGGGGCACGCTCCCGAGCGGCGAGGAGTTCGACAGCTCCATCCGGCGCAACCAGCCCGCCGAGTTCCCCCTCAACGGGGTCATCAAGTGCTGGACCGAGGGCGTCCAGAAGATGAAGGTGGGCACGAAGGCGAAGCTCACGTGCCCACCGAAGACGGCCTATGGGGAGCGCCCGCCCACCGGCTCCAAAATCCCCCCGAACGCCGTGCTGGCGTTCGAGGTGGAGCTGCTCAGCATCCCGGGCAACACCTCCGGGCAATAGCTACCGCGCCAGCGCGGCCTCGGTGGCACGCAGCAAGGGCTCGGCGCTCACCGGCGAGCCCGTCGCGTGCACCATCCACGCATCCGGCGTCACCGCGCCCTGGCGGGCCATCCGCTCGAACTCCGCCCCCAGGGGCCCCTTCTTGTGCAGGTGCTCCTCGATCTGGAAGGCGATCAGGTGGCCCAGGGGGTAGTCCGGCAGGTACAGCGGATACGAAATCATGTGGCTGTAGATGCCCAGCAGCGGCGAGCCCTTCCCGCCCAGCACGGGCGCGTAGTACCGGTCCCAGTGCTCCCGGGCGATGGTGGCCGTGGCCTCGCGCAGCTGGGCCGGGGTGGCCTCGGGGTGCTCGTACATCCAGTGCCACACGGCGATGTCCACCAGCGCCACGCCGGCGATCTCCCACGTCTGCCAGAAGTCGTTGAGCACCCGCTCCCGCTCGGCCGAGGCGTCCGGCTTACCCAGCCCCAGCAGCTCCATGTCCCGGGCCTGGAAGACGAAGGCCAGCGCCTCCGTGAAGGCGTTGTTGGGCACGCCCGCCAGCAGCGTGTGGTCCACGTCATAGAGCGAGAACACCTGCTCCACGTTGTGCCCCAGCTCGTGGACCGCGATGTTGTAGCCCTTGTAGTTCATCCCCTCCTTCTCCACGCGCGTGCGCAGGTGGGGGAAGTCGCCCCGCCGGGCCGCCTGCATGGCATGGCCCGCCCCGCGCGACGGGTCCACCCGGATGCGCTCCGCGAGGTAGGCCGCACGCTCCTTCGAGAACCCCAGCCCCCGCAGCAACCGGGGGATGTCCTTCGCGAACGCGTCCGCCGTCGGGTAGCGCTGCCGGGTGAGCCGGTCCAGCTCCGTCTCCGAGCGCGACGAGCCCGGCCGGAAGCCGTTGAACCAGAGATCCTGCGGCTCCAGCTTGCGCCCCAGCCGCTGCTCGATGAGCTGCGCCACCCGGGGCACCAGCGGCGAGGTGAGCACCTGCTCCAGGACCGCCTTCACCCGCGCCTCGGGAAGCTCGCGCTGCACCTCGAAGGCGCGGGCGAGCTGCGTCGGGGCCACCGGCACGTACGGGTCCACCCGGCGGGCGGCGTGGAAGTGGGCCAGCAGCCGCGCATAGCGCGTGTCGGGCTCGGGGGCGGCCTCGGCGGAAGCACCTCCCACCGGGGCGTTCTCCTCCACCGTCCCGGCAGGCGCCACCGTGACGGCGTTGGTGAACGGGTTCCAGTCCAGCCGGGGGTTGTTGATGACCGCCGCGGGAATCGTCTGCGTGACGATGCGCTCCATCACCTGGACGATCATCCGCTGCTTGGCGATCCCCTGGGCGGCATCGGCATAGTCCGCCTTCAGCTCGTCGCGCAGGTTCCAGTGGCTGATGAGCCGCAGGCCCTTGGGAAAGAGCCGCTCGCCGCGCTCGTTCACCAGGTGGTGCATCCAGACGTTGTACTCGGAGATGTAGAGGTCCGCCGCGGCGCCCGCGCGCGACACCTCCTGCTGCACCTCGGAGGGCACACGCCGGTAGAAGCGGCCCGCGAGCCGGGCCTCGGCCCACTGGCGGCGGGTGTAGTCCTGGGCGTGCGCGACGCGCTCGGCGAGCGTCGTCAACGGGAAGTTGAGCAGCACCACGAAGCCCACCTTCGCGCGGAACAGGTCCTCGGTAACGGGCGCCCCGGGGTCATACGCCGCGAACAGCGGGTCCACGGGCAGCATGGGCCCCTGGTCCACGTCCGTGGCCCACCGCAGCTCCCGGCCCAGCTCGTTCAGGTGCCCCTCCAGCTGCTCGAAGAGGCGCTCCATCCGGGCGAAGGTGGCATCCAGCAGCTTCGGGTCCGCGATGAACTGCTCACGGACGAAGGCCGCCAGGTCCCCGTCCTCCTCCCGCCACTGCGCGGCCACCTGCTCCACGCCCCGCTCGATGCGCGCGCGCTGGGCCTCGCCGTGCTTGGCCACCAGCTCCGCCTTCAGGGCGGCGGTCTCGGGCTTGCGGGCAGTGGCGGCAGGAGTCGAACCAGGCTCGGTCGGGGTGGGCATGGACGGGGGGGCCAGTGGCGGGGAGGACGGGCGGGGAGAGGCACAGCCCAGGACAACCAGCACGGGGAGCAGGAAGGCGGCGTGGGGAAGGTTCGGACGCAAGGCGAAGGCTCCAGAAAGCGACGAGGGCCCGACCCTCACGGATCGGACCCTCATGCGCAACAAACGAATGGGCAGTTGCTCAGACTGAACGCACGTTCTGGGCTTGTAGACCCTTCGGTCCACGGGTCACTTCGAACTCGACCTTCTGCCCCTCTTGAAGGGTGCGGAAGCCATCCATGTTGATGGCGGAGTGGTGGCAGAACACGTCCTCGCCCCCACCGTCCTGAGTGATGAAACCAAAGCCCTTCGCATCATTGAACCACTTCACGGTACCAGTAGCCATGTCGCGTTCTTCCTATTCACGGACTCGAAAATCCGACGTCCGGCCCTCCGAGCAACTACCCGATAAGACGAGCAGAATTTAGGCAAGCCCCCAAAGGGTGTCCATACGGGAAAACTACCAGCCGCACTGCTGCCCTTTGTTCTGCTCCTGGAGCCAGCTTCGGAGCGGATTGAAATAATCAAGCAAGGGTGATGCATCCATCTGCCGCTGCCCCGTCATCGCCTGGAGCGTCTCGGGCCAGGGCTTGCTCGCGCCCAGTGCCAGCATGGCCTGGAGCTTCTTGCCAGCATCCTTGTTCCCATACACAGAGCACTCGTGCAGCGGCCCCTGGTGGCCCGAGGCCTCGCACATCGCCTTGTGGAACTGGAACTGGAGGATGCGGGCCAGGAAGTACCGGGTGTACGGCACGTTGGCGGGCACGTGGTACTTGGCGCCCGGGTCGAAGTCCTGCTCGCTGCGGGCCACGGGCGCGGCCACGCCCTGGTACTTCTCCCGGAGCGCCCACCAGGCCTTGTTGTAGTCCGCCGGGGCGGTCTTCCCGGCGAACACGTCCCAGCGCCACTGATCGATCAGCAGGCCGAAGGGCAGGAAGGCCACCTTCTCCAGCGCGTCCTTGAGCTGGAGGTTGATGAGGTTCTTGTCATTGCGCGGCACGCTCTTGAGCAGGCCCGCCTGCTGGAGATAGCCCGGGGTGATGGACAGGGTGATGGCATCCCCGATGGCCTCGTGGAAGCCGTCGTGGGCCCCCGACTGATAGAGCACCGGCAGCGTGTAGTAGTAGGTGAAGTAGTAGTCATGGCCGAGCTCGTGGTGGATGGTGACCAGGTCCTCCTCGGTCGGCTTGATGCACATCTTGATGCGCAGGTCGTTGTTGTACGTCACGTCCCAGGCGCTCGCGTGGCACACCACGTCCCGGTCCCGCGGCTGGGTGAACTGCGAGCGCTCCCAGAAGGTGGCTGGCAGCGGGTTGAGCCCCAGCGAGGTAAAGAACTTCTCGCCCAACTGCACCATCCGCTTGGCGTCATAGCGCTGCTTCTGGAGCGCCGCGCTCACGTCCAGGTTGGCCTGGCCCGCATAGGGCTCCACCAGCGGATAGATGTTGTTCCACTCCTGCGCCCACATGTTGCCCAGCAGGTGCGCCGGGATGGGCTTGCCCGCGGGCACCTTGTCCGCGCCGTACTTCTTCGCCAGGCGGGCACGCACGTAGCAGTGCAGCTCGTCGTAGAGCGGCTTCACCTGCTGCCAGAGCCGCTGCGTCTCCTGCTCGAACTGCTCGGGCGGCATGTCGTAGGCGGACTTCCAGAGGTTGCCGATGTTGGAGAAGCCGATCTCCTTGGCGCCCTCGTTGCCCAGCGTCACGAAGCGCTCATAGAGCGGGCGCATGGGCGGAGCGACGGCATGCCACCCCACCCACGCATCCAGCAGCTCGTCGTAGTTGCGGCTCGAGGCCATCACGTCCGAGAGCTGCCCGAGGTCCCGGCACGTCTCCTTCCCGGCCTTGTCCTTCTTGCAGTACTTGCCCTTGCCATAGAGGCCTTCGAGCTTGGCGGCGCTGGAGGCCAGATCGGCCCGCTTCTGGGCCTCGGAGGGCGCGGCGATGGCGGAGTTCACCTTGAGCAGGTGGATCATCCGGGCCGTGTCCGGATCCAGCTTCAACCCGTCGAAGCGGCGGGAGTCCTTGATGGCCTGGTTCAGGTAGGCGAGGACCTCCTCGTTGATCGACGCCGCATTCCGCTCGGTGTCGTCGGTGATGTACGTGGATTTGATCCACTCGGCCGTGGCCTGCTTCGTCCAGAGCCGCTTGAGGTCGGCATTGAGCCGATCGACGAACTGCTTGGCCTCCTCGGGCGTGGCCTTGCCTTGTTGGGCCACCGAGGGCAGGGCCAGCAGCATCACGGCCGCACTGGCCGCGCGCAGAAGGGGCAACACGAAGGGGGGTCGAATCATGGCGGCGACGCTAGAAGAACCGTCCGCCGAAGGCACCCCGAAACATCACGCGCTCAGGGAGAGGCCCCCTCCAGCACCCCGGCCCGCTCGCTGCGTGCGGGTTGCTGACGCAATGCGAAAAGCGCGAGGTCCTTCTCCTTCGCCTCCAGCATGAGATCCGCCGGGGATTCCATGGCGTCGAGCACGGCCCGGAAGTCCGCCGGATCGATCTGGTCGGCATGGGCCCCCGGCCTGCCGTCCTTCTTCTGGCTGGCCAAGTGGTACTTGGGCCGCAGGCCCAGCGCCTGCCACGAGGCGGCGGACGCGCGCAGCAGCTCGTCCAGGGGCATCACGGGAAGCGAGGGCAGCACGGCGTTGTGCAGGTTGTCGGCAAGGAACGGAACGCCGTGCTCACGGGCCAGGGGATAGACCTCGCGCGCCGTCCAGACCTTGTCGTCGTGCTCCAGGACGATGCGGTTGCGGATCTCCTCCGGCATCGTGTCCAGCATGCGGTGGGCGCTCTCCAGCGCCTCGGGCCGGCTGGGGGCGGCCCCTCCGACGTGGAGCACGACCCGCGCCTCGGGCCCCTGCCCCAGCAAGTCCAGAACCCGGGCGCCATAGCGCAGCTCGGCGATGGCCGCCTCCCGCACGTGCGGATGCCTCGACGACAACGAGGCCCCCGCGGGCGAAGGATGCAGCGACAGGCGCTGCCCCGAGCGGCGGGCAATGCGGCCCAGCCGGTCGAAGGTGGAGGCATATGTGCGCCACCAGGGCAGCGTGTTCACCGGGTGCGAGGCGAAGGGGATGAGCGAGGAGCCAATCCGGAAGAGCTCGATGCCGCGCTGTTCGTTGAACAGGAGGATCTGCTCCAGCTCCGCGAGGTTCTGCTCGATGAGCTCGGACAGCCGCCGGGGGGTGGCCTTCGCCAAGCGGCATGTGTGGCTGGCCCCGAGGTCCAGCGTGAGACAGTTGGCGACGTAACCCAGGCGGTAGAAGGGGCTTGCACTCATGTGTCGTTAAGATGCGGCGCGAGGGAGACGTTGCACCGGCGCCCAGGCCCGCCCGAGGGCCAGCCAGGCATCCCTCCCCTTTCCTCGCGCGAGGCCATCCGGCGCTACAGGTTGTCTCATGCTGCTGGGACACACTGAGGAGTCTGATTGGCCTGCGTCCTCGGAGGCGATGGCCGAAGCACGCAATTTTCTGGGCGCCCAGAAGGGCAAGCACGTCCTCATCGCGCCCCACACGGATGTGGATGGCCTGTCTTCCTGTGTGCTGGCCGTTCGAGCCGCCGAAGCCGTGGGCGCCCGCGTCACCATCCGGGTTCCCGGCAAGGGAGAGCACGCCCACTCGCCCGCGTTTCAAGAGCGGCTCCGCCGCGTGCGGGCCGATGCGCTCCTCGTGCTCGACATGGGCAGCCGTCCAGGCGCGGTGGTTCCGGAGCTGCCCTCGCTCATCGTGGACCACCACGCCTCCACCGCGTTTCCCGAGGGGGCACACGTGCTCTCGGGCTACGGCCATGAGCCCGTCGCGCCCACGAGCCTGCTGACCTACGCGCTCGTCTCGCCTTGGGTCATTCCCGGGCCCCTGGAGTGGCTGGCGGTGATGGGGACGGCCGCGGACCTGGGAGTCGGCGCCCCCATCCCTGGCCTCAAGGACGCGCTGCGCCGGGCGGGCCGCAAGGCCGTGACGGAAGCCGTGGCCCTGCTCAACGCGGCACGCCGCTCCTCGCAGTTCGCTGCCCCCCTGGCGCTGGATGTGCTGATGCAGGCGGGAAATGCCTCCGACATTTCGGAAGGGCGCATCCCTGGCGTGGAGGCCCTTCGGGATTGCCGCCTGGAAGTTCAACGCGAGGTGGGCCGCTGCGCGAAGACGCCTCCGCGGTTCGCGGGCAACGTGGCGCTCCTGTTGTTCAGCTCCGGCGCGCAGATTCATCCCCTGGTGGCGGTGCGCTGGGCCCAGCGCCTTCCGGAGCACATCGTCATCGCGGCCAACACGGGCTATCTGCCAGACCGGGTGAACTTCGTCCTGCGCAGCCGGACCGAGAAAGACCTCATTGCCTTCCTGCGCGGCCTGAACCTGCCCCCCATGGGCGGCGAGTTCGCCAACGGTCACGCCCAGGCCACGGGCGGAAGCCTCACGGCCCCGGACTTCCTCCGGTTCATCGAGGCGCTGGGGTTCCGGGGGCTTCGCTCCCATGACGTGGAGCGCCGTGGGGTGGCACCGGGCTGAACCGGCTGCGGTTTAAACCGGAGGAAATTCCCGCGCGTTCCATCGGCGTCCTCTCGAACCGACCTTGGAGCGCCATGTCACCGTCCACCCTGTACCGCCTGTCCCTGTGGGGAAGTGCCTTCCTGGGCCTGAGCCTCTTGCCCTCCTGCCTCTCCGCGAAAGGGCCCACTGCGGAAATCGCCCTGGCGCATGACGGTGCGGCGCCTCAGAGCGAACGGGTGAGCAGTGCCCCCGCATCCAAGAGCGCGGACACCCTGGCGGAGGGCGAGGCGGCTCCGTCCTTTGCCCCTCCTCCCCCTCCCCCCGCCGCACCGGCCCCCATGAAGGCGGAAAGGAAGGGGAAAATGCTCGTCCGCGAGGCCCCGGCCGAACCCATGCCGGAGCCCCGCAGAGAGGGAGGCAACACCTTCGAAGCGCAGCAGCCCCATGCATTCACCGTCACCCACGAGGATGCCCTCTCCACCTTCGCGGCCGATGTGGACACGGCATCGTACACGCTCGCCCGCCGCTACCTGAATCAGGGCAGCCTTCCGCCGCCCGCGGCCGTCCGCGTCGAGGAGTTCGTCAACTACTTCTCCTACCGCTATGCCCCTCCGGCCCAAGGGGCCTTCACCGTCCACCTGGAGGGGGCCCCGTCCCCCTTCGCCGCAGGCCGCCACTTCCTGCGCGTGGGCGTTCAGGGCAAGGTCGTCTCGCGCTCACAGCGCAAGCCCGCGCACCTCGTCTTCCTGGTGGACACCAGCGGCTCCATGCAGTCCGAGGACAAGCTGCCCCTGGCCAAGGAGGCCATGAAGGTGGCGGTGAAAAACCTCAACGAGAACGACACGGTGGCCCTCGTCACCTACGCGGGCTCCACCCAGGATGTCCTGCCGCCCACGCCCGCCACCGAGGTGCAGCGCATCCACGCGGCCATCGATGGGCTCCAGTCCGGCGGCGGCACGGCCATGGGCTCGGGCATGGAGCTGGCCTACCGCCACGCCATCAAGAAGGCCTCCGCCCACGCCGTCTCCCGCGTCATCGTCCTCACGGATGGAGATGCCAACATTGGCCCCAACCTGTCCGCGAAGGCGATGCTCAGCGGCATCGGCAAGTACGTCGCCGAGGGCGTCACCCTGTCCACCATCGGCTTCGGCATGGGCAACTACCGGGATGACTTGATGGAGCGGCTGGCGGATCAAGGCAACGGCAACTGCTTCTACGTGGACAGCTTCCAGGAGGCCAAGAAGGTCTTCGAGGCGCAGCTCACGGGAACCCTTGAGGTCATCGCCAAGGACGTGAAGTTCCAGGTCGAGTTCAACCCGGAGGCCGTCCGCCGCTACCGCCTGGTGGGCTACGAGAACCGCGACGTGGCGGACCGGGACTTCCGCAACGACAAGGTGGACGCGGGCGAGATTGGCGCGGGCCACACCGTCACCGCCCTCTACGAAGTCGAGCTGACGGGTGAGGCGGCTTCCCTCGCGACGGTGCGCATCCGCGCCAAGGCCCCCAACGGGACCGAGGCCGCCGAGCAGAGCTTCCCCTTCCCGCGGAGCCTGGTGCGCGGCTCGATGGAGGCAGCCTCCACGGACTTCCGCTTCGCGCTGGCCGTGGCGTCCACCGCGGACATCCTGCGCGCCAGCCCGGCTGCCCAGGGCTGGAGCCTCGCCCAGGCGCGCGCGCTGGCGGAAGGGGCCACCGAGGGCCGGGCCGAGCGCACGGAGTTCGTGACGCTCGTCTCCCGCGCCCAGGCCCTGGGCAGCACCACCGCGGAGCGCGGGTACTGAAAACCGGGCTGGTTGTGACGCTCTGGTGACACTTTCGCGGCGGGGCCGTGACCCGGTGTGACACTTTCGCCACAGCGCCGACGCTTTGTTGTCGCTGTGCGAGGGATTGTGTACGGGGTGCGCCACACCTGAGTCCCGGGGAGCGCTTCCGCCGGGCCAGGGACCTGTCATGCCCATCCTCGATTCTTCCTACCGCTCCGTCCTCTTCGCGCTGATGCCCAGCGCCACCCTCCTCCTGTCTCCCCTCGCGCAGGCCCAGCAGGCCGAGACGCCCGAGACTCCCACCGCCCCCGCGGCGCCCGAGGCTCCTGCCGCCCCCGAGGCTCCTGTCGCCCCCCCGCCTCCGCCTCCCGCCGAGGCGGCGAAGAAGGAGACGCCCTGGTACGACAAGATCAAGATCCGGGGCTACACCCAATTCCGCTACAACCGGCTGCCGAGCTTCCGCGAGAACGACGATCTCATCAACGACCAGGGCGACCGGTTCCTGGGCAAGAACAACGGCTTTGGCATCCGGCGCGCGCGCCTCGTCATCTATGGCGACGTCCACGACCGGGTCTCCATCTACCTGCAGCCAGACTTCGCCTCGGTGATTTCGGACCAGTACAACGTCGCCATCCTGCGCGACTGGTACGCGGACATCTTCCTGGACTCGCGCAAGGAGTTCCGGCTGCGCGTGGGCCAGTCCAAGGTTCCGTATGGCTTCGAGAACCTCCAGTCGAGCCAGAACCGGCTCGCCCTCGATCGCAATGACGCCATCAACAGCGCCCTCAAGGACGAGCGGGACCTGGGCGTGTTCCTCTACTGGGCGCCGTCGGAGATCCGCAAGCGCTTCAAGCACCTGGTCGACAGCGGGCTGAAGGGCTCGGGCGACTACGGCGTGGTGGGCCTGGGCGTCTACAACGGCCAGACCGCCAACCGCCCCGAGCGCAACGACAACCTGCACACCGTCGCCCGCGTGACGTGGCCCTTCCTCTTCGGCAAGCAGTTCGTCGAGGTGGGCGCCGGCGGGTACTACGGCCGCTTCAACGTCGCGGTGTCCCCCACCGCCGACAACCCCTACGCTCTGCAGGGTGGGGAGAACAACCTCGTTGATGCCCGCGCCAACCTGAGCCTGGTCATCTACCCCCAGCCAATCGGCTTCTCCGCCGAGTACAACGTGGGCCAGGGCCCCTCGCTGGGCGAAGAGGCCACCACGGTCGTCGCCAGCCGCAGGCTGCGCGGCGGGTATGCCCAGCTCATGTACAAGCTGGACGACGTGCTCGGCGTGTCGATCATCCCCTACGTGAGGGGGACGATCTACGAGGGTGGCAAGAAGTTCGACACGAACGCCCCCCGCTACGACGTGCGCGAGCTGGAGATGGGCGTGGAGTGGCAGATTCTCAAGGCGCTGGAGGTCACCGGCACCTACGTGATCTCGGACCGCACGTCCTCCCGCGCCCCCTACCTGCAGCAGCGCGGCGACCTGACGCGCGTCCAGCTCCAGGTCAACTACTGACCGTCTGGAGAGAAGACCGCCAGGTGCCCTCCTAGAACAAGGAGGGCACGGCGGTGGTGGCGTACACGGGAAGCACGTGACCGCCCAGCTGGCCCTCGATGTTGGCGCCCCAGGCTCACGGGGTTCCCGCCAGGGCCTCCACGCCGCTCAGCCCTTCCATCTGGGCCGGGGTCCGCTGCGTGTGGTCCGTGCCATCTCCCAACTGGCCCTGGCGGTTGCTGCCCCAGGCCCACGCGGTGCCATCCGAGCGCACCGCCAGGGAGTGGCGCGTGCCCACGGACACCGCCACCACGTCCCCCAGGACCTGAACGGGAACGAGGCTCGGAAACGTGGAGCCATCTCCCAGCTGGCCGGCGTCATTGATGAAGGTCTCCCAATCTATCGCACGCCAGTCGCAGGCAGATGTCTCTCAATCAATACGTGCATTTTTCGTTTGGGATTGATTTGCCTCGGAATGGAAGAAGCAGTTACAAGCGCCCGCCAGAGTTTCAAGGGCTGGGGATTCGAAACTCTGTCATACCCGTCATTGGGTGCTGTATTTCCATTCGTCAAAGCGCAAGAACTGGAGAGCAAACATGTCTCTTTACCAAGTGCAGAACCAGTGGGGCGGCCAGTCCGCGGCTTGGAATCCGGGAGGACTGTGGGCCATCGGCAGCCGTTCCAACCAGCCCGTCGTCGCGCTCAATCTGAAGTCCACGGATGGCGGCAAGACCCTGACGGGGACCATGACCTACTCGGGAGAGGGAGCCATTGGCGTCCAGGCGGCCCAGTCGGGCACCAACAGCTACACCGTGCAGAACCAGTGGGGGGGCGCCTCCGCTCCCTGGCAGCCGGGTGGCCAGTGGATCCTCGGTGACCGGCCCAACCAGAGCGTTGTCGCCATCGACATCACCTCCCCCGATGGCGGCAAAAGCCTGACGGGAACCATCACGTACGCGGGTGAAGGCCCCATCGGGTTCAAGGCCGAGCAGTCCGCGGGCGGGCTCTACCTGGTCCAGAACCAATGGGGCGGCTCCTCCGCCGCGTGGCAACAGGGCGGAGCCTGGGCCATCGGCGCCCGGCAGAATCAGGGCGTCGTCGCCATCAAAGCCACCTCCTCCGATGGCGGCAAGACCCTGACGGGGACCATGACCTACGCGGGAGAAGGGGCCATTGGCTTCAAGGCGACCTTGTCTGGCGACAACACCTATACGGTGCAGAACCAGTGGGGAGGCCCCTCTGCCCCCTGGCAGCCCGGAGGCCAGTGGATCCTCGGTGCCCGGAAGGGCCAGGGCGTCGTCGCCGTCGACGTCACCTCGACCGACGGCGGGA is drawn from Stigmatella aurantiaca and contains these coding sequences:
- a CDS encoding FKBP-type peptidyl-prolyl cis-trans isomerase, whose translation is MKWTMLATMAAGLLASAAQAQGTPKAQALESEDAKTIYAFGYSVGKGLGSFALTAAEFELFQRAIAEGNAGTAPAVEIDQYAPKMQTLARSRQAKVGELFLEKAAQEKGAVKLPSGVIYKELQAGSGPSPKATDTVSVHYRGTLPSGEEFDSSIRRNQPAEFPLNGVIKCWTEGVQKMKVGTKAKLTCPPKTAYGERPPTGSKIPPNAVLAFEVELLSIPGNTSGQ
- a CDS encoding cold-shock protein, with amino-acid sequence MATGTVKWFNDAKGFGFITQDGGGEDVFCHHSAINMDGFRTLQEGQKVEFEVTRGPKGLQAQNVRSV
- a CDS encoding M2 family metallopeptidase, whose product is MIRPPFVLPLLRAASAAVMLLALPSVAQQGKATPEEAKQFVDRLNADLKRLWTKQATAEWIKSTYITDDTERNAASINEEVLAYLNQAIKDSRRFDGLKLDPDTARMIHLLKVNSAIAAPSEAQKRADLASSAAKLEGLYGKGKYCKKDKAGKETCRDLGQLSDVMASSRNYDELLDAWVGWHAVAPPMRPLYERFVTLGNEGAKEIGFSNIGNLWKSAYDMPPEQFEQETQRLWQQVKPLYDELHCYVRARLAKKYGADKVPAGKPIPAHLLGNMWAQEWNNIYPLVEPYAGQANLDVSAALQKQRYDAKRMVQLGEKFFTSLGLNPLPATFWERSQFTQPRDRDVVCHASAWDVTYNNDLRIKMCIKPTEEDLVTIHHELGHDYYFTYYYTLPVLYQSGAHDGFHEAIGDAITLSITPGYLQQAGLLKSVPRNDKNLINLQLKDALEKVAFLPFGLLIDQWRWDVFAGKTAPADYNKAWWALREKYQGVAAPVARSEQDFDPGAKYHVPANVPYTRYFLARILQFQFHKAMCEASGHQGPLHECSVYGNKDAGKKLQAMLALGASKPWPETLQAMTGQRQMDASPLLDYFNPLRSWLQEQNKGQQCGW
- the uvsE gene encoding UV DNA damage repair endonuclease UvsE, coding for MSASPFYRLGYVANCLTLDLGASHTCRLAKATPRRLSELIEQNLAELEQILLFNEQRGIELFRIGSSLIPFASHPVNTLPWWRTYASTFDRLGRIARRSGQRLSLHPSPAGASLSSRHPHVREAAIAELRYGARVLDLLGQGPEARVVLHVGGAAPSRPEALESAHRMLDTMPEEIRNRIVLEHDDKVWTAREVYPLAREHGVPFLADNLHNAVLPSLPVMPLDELLRASAASWQALGLRPKYHLASQKKDGRPGAHADQIDPADFRAVLDAMESPADLMLEAKEKDLALFALRQQPARSERAGVLEGASP
- a CDS encoding vWA domain-containing protein produces the protein MSPSTLYRLSLWGSAFLGLSLLPSCLSAKGPTAEIALAHDGAAPQSERVSSAPASKSADTLAEGEAAPSFAPPPPPPAAPAPMKAERKGKMLVREAPAEPMPEPRREGGNTFEAQQPHAFTVTHEDALSTFAADVDTASYTLARRYLNQGSLPPPAAVRVEEFVNYFSYRYAPPAQGAFTVHLEGAPSPFAAGRHFLRVGVQGKVVSRSQRKPAHLVFLVDTSGSMQSEDKLPLAKEAMKVAVKNLNENDTVALVTYAGSTQDVLPPTPATEVQRIHAAIDGLQSGGGTAMGSGMELAYRHAIKKASAHAVSRVIVLTDGDANIGPNLSAKAMLSGIGKYVAEGVTLSTIGFGMGNYRDDLMERLADQGNGNCFYVDSFQEAKKVFEAQLTGTLEVIAKDVKFQVEFNPEAVRRYRLVGYENRDVADRDFRNDKVDAGEIGAGHTVTALYEVELTGEAASLATVRIRAKAPNGTEAAEQSFPFPRSLVRGSMEAASTDFRFALAVASTADILRASPAAQGWSLAQARALAEGATEGRAERTEFVTLVSRAQALGSTTAERGY
- a CDS encoding porin codes for the protein MPILDSSYRSVLFALMPSATLLLSPLAQAQQAETPETPTAPAAPEAPAAPEAPVAPPPPPPAEAAKKETPWYDKIKIRGYTQFRYNRLPSFRENDDLINDQGDRFLGKNNGFGIRRARLVIYGDVHDRVSIYLQPDFASVISDQYNVAILRDWYADIFLDSRKEFRLRVGQSKVPYGFENLQSSQNRLALDRNDAINSALKDERDLGVFLYWAPSEIRKRFKHLVDSGLKGSGDYGVVGLGVYNGQTANRPERNDNLHTVARVTWPFLFGKQFVEVGAGGYYGRFNVAVSPTADNPYALQGGENNLVDARANLSLVIYPQPIGFSAEYNVGQGPSLGEEATTVVASRRLRGGYAQLMYKLDDVLGVSIIPYVRGTIYEGGKKFDTNAPRYDVRELEMGVEWQILKALEVTGTYVISDRTSSRAPYLQQRGDLTRVQLQVNY
- a CDS encoding lectin OAA family protein: MSLYQVQNQWGGQSAAWNPGGLWAIGSRSNQPVVALNLKSTDGGKTLTGTMTYSGEGAIGVQAAQSGTNSYTVQNQWGGASAPWQPGGQWILGDRPNQSVVAIDITSPDGGKSLTGTITYAGEGPIGFKAEQSAGGLYLVQNQWGGSSAAWQQGGAWAIGARQNQGVVAIKATSSDGGKTLTGTMTYAGEGAIGFKATLSGDNTYTVQNQWGGPSAPWQPGGQWILGARKGQGVVAVDVTSTDGGKTLSGTMTYAGEGPIGFRGTLN